Proteins found in one Oncorhynchus mykiss isolate Arlee chromosome 17, USDA_OmykA_1.1, whole genome shotgun sequence genomic segment:
- the LOC110493359 gene encoding zinc finger protein 135-like — protein MSKPARRHQCSQCGKGFNQKGHLNQHEKIHTGEKPYHCSQCGTGCNGLRDLKQHERIHTGEKPYLCSQCGKSFTLLCNLKTHERIHTGEKPYHCSQCGKSFNQKGHLKQHGRIHTWEKPYHCSQFGTGCNQLRDLKRPERLHKGEKPYHCSRCGKSFTTIGTLKIHERIHTGEKPYHCSQCGKSFTTLWSLKIHERMHTGEKPYHCSKCGKRFTHLSNQKKHERIHTGEKPYRCSQCGKRFSELGSLMAHERIHTGEKPYKCSDCGKTYYSSQSLKRHVRVHTGEKT, from the coding sequence atgtccaaaccagcaagacgacaccagtgctcccagtgtggaaagggttttaaccAGAAAGGACACCTGAACCAACATGAGAAAATACACacgggggagaagccttaccactgctctcagtgtggaacGGGTTGTAACGGGTTAAgggacctgaaacaacatgagagaatacacacaggggagaagccttacctctgctcccagtgtggaaagagttttaccctgttatgtaacctgaaaacacacgagagaatacacacaggggagaagccttaccactgctctcagtgtggaaagagttttaaccagaAAGGACACCTGAAGCAACATGGGAGAATACACACatgggagaagccttaccactgttccCAGTTTGGAACAGGTTGTAACCAGTTAAGGGACCTGAAACGACCTGAGAGATTACACAAAGGTGAGAAGCCTTACCATTGCTCCcggtgtggaaagagttttacaacAATAGGGACACTGAAAATTCacgagagaatacatacaggagaAAAGCCGTAccattgctcccagtgtggaaagagttttacaacATTATGGAGCCTGAAAATACACGAGAGAATGCATACAGGAGAAAAGCCGTACCACTGCTCCAAGTGTGGAAAGCGTTTTACCCACTTAAGTAATCAGAaaaaacatgagagaatacacacaggggagaagccttaccgctgctcccagtgtggaaagagatttaGCGAGTTAGGAAGCCTGATGGctcatgagcgaatacacacaggggagaagccttacaaaTGCTCAGACTGTGGGAAGACATATTACTCATCACAGTCACTTAAAAGACATGTGagagtccacacaggggagaaaacATGA